The following DNA comes from bacterium.
CTTTAACTAAAATAAAAATGGTTAAGATTAAATAAAGGAAACTATAAATCAACCGTATTTCTTTTGAAGGGAGTAGTAATTGAGTAAAAAACAGGATGAATATAATCAACGCCTCTTTTACCGACAGATGGAGATTAACCAGAATTGAGACTGCAAAGGCAGACTGTGCCGCGGTAAGGAATATCTCTTCTCTTTGTCGGTCATCTATGCACATCAATTCTATCTTCCCACTGGAGATACAGAAAATAACCGGTATTAGTCCAACAAGGAGTGTCCATTGATTTACTTTGGAGGAGATTAAAGTTCCTAATCCCATGGTAGGTTGTGCTTTGAGGACAAACAAAGAAGCGGCAATAAGCTCAGGCGCCTCAGAGGCAAGTGGGGCTATCCATTGGACAAGGATAAACTCTTCTATCTTAAAGATTCTACCTGTAGTAATTAATCCCTCGGCAAAAGGTTTTGCGGAAATGAAAATAAGAAATCCCGCATATAAAAATAAGGAGATAACTGTTATTCGTCTTGTCGTCTGAGGAAGATTACCAATATTTTCTGGCACACCAATGAGTTCTGGTTCGATTATTTTTGCCCTGGCGGCTGAGGTGATATACAGGACAAACAGTAATACAAAAATTATCGCATCAAATATAGCTAAAGAGCCTTTAATAGGAATAATAAAAGAATACAAAGTCGCCATACACAGATATGATAAC
Coding sequences within:
- a CDS encoding sodium:calcium antiporter; its protein translation is MKRNWFILWGTICLPIIWVILRISGWDWEVYSILTVCLSGIGIVCAAFLLCWASESAQKDVSQVLALAFLALIAVLPEYAVDMYFTWMGGKNPSYIPYATANMTGANRLLIGCGWSLVVILYWITKKAPGIELEESHKIELSYLCMATLYSFIIPIKGSLAIFDAIIFVLLFVLYITSAARAKIIEPELIGVPENIGNLPQTTRRITVISLFLYAGFLIFISAKPFAEGLITTGRIFKIEEFILVQWIAPLASEAPELIAASLFVLKAQPTMGLGTLISSKVNQWTLLVGLIPVIFCISSGKIELMCIDDRQREEIFLTAAQSAFAVSILVNLHLSVKEALIIFILFFTQLLLPSKEIRLIYSFLYLILTIFILVKDKTRLKGLLSLIVEGLLIKRKG